One window from the genome of Manis pentadactyla isolate mManPen7 chromosome 15, mManPen7.hap1, whole genome shotgun sequence encodes:
- the KCTD15 gene encoding BTB/POZ domain-containing protein KCTD15 translates to MPHRKERPSGSSLHTHGSAGTVEGGSMSRLSLTRSPVSPLAAQGIPLPAQLTKSNAPVHIDVGGHMYTSSLATLTKYPDSRISRLFNGTEPIVLDSLKQHYFIDRDGEIFRYILSFLRTSKLLLPDDFKDFSLLYEEARYYQLQPMVRELERWQQEQEQRRRSRACDCLVVRVTPDLGERIALSGEKALIEEVFPETGDVMCNSVNAGWNQDPTHVIRFPLNGYCRLNSVQVLERLFQRGFSVAASCGGGVDSSQFSEYVLCREERRPQPTPTSVRIKQEPLD, encoded by the exons ATGCCTCACCGCAAGGAGCGGCCGAGCGGGTCCTCACTTCACACCCACGGCAGCGCCGGCACTGTG GAGGGAGGAAGCATGTCCCGGTTGTCTCTTACTCGGTCGCCCGTGTCTCCCCTGGCTGCCCAGGGGATCCCACTGCCAGCTCAGCTCACCAAGTCCAATGCACCTGTGCACATTGACGTGGGTGGCCACATGTACACCAGCAGCCTGGCCACACTCACCAAGTACCCTGACTCCAG AATAAGCCGCCTCTTCAATGGCACTGAGCCCATTGTCCTGGACAGTTTGAAACAACATTATTTCATCGACCGGGATGGGGAGATTTTCCGCTACATCCTGAGCTTTCTGCGGACGTCGAAACTGCTGCTCCCGGATGACTTCAAG GACTTCAGCCTGCTGTATGAGGAGGCACGGTATTACCAGCTGCAGCCCATGGTGCGAGAGCTGGAGCGCTGGCAGCAGGAGCAGGAACAGAGGCGCCGCAGCCGGGCCTGTGACTGCCTGGTGGTGCGGGTCACACCCGACCTGGGAGAGAGGATCGCGCTCAGTGGCGAGAAGGCCCTCATTGAGGAGGTCTTTCCTGAGACTGGGGATGTCATGTGCAACTCTGTCAATGCCGGCTGGAACCAAGACCCCACGCATGTCATCCGCTTCCCACTCAACGGCTACTGCCGGCTCAACTCCGTGCAG GTCCTGGAGAGGCTGTTCCAGAGGGGTTTCAGTGTGGCTGCATCCTGTGGGGGTGGTGTGGACTCCTCCCAGTTCAGCGAGTACGTGCTTTGCCGGGAGGAGCGGCGGCCACAGCCCACCCCCACCTCGGTCCGGATAAAGCAGGAGCCCCTGGACTAG